The Gorilla gorilla gorilla isolate KB3781 chromosome 17, NHGRI_mGorGor1-v2.1_pri, whole genome shotgun sequence genome contains a region encoding:
- the DSG1 gene encoding desmoglein-1 produces MDWSFFRVVAVLFIFLVVVEVNSEFRIQVRDYNTKNGTIKWHSIRRQKREWIKFAAACREGEDNSKRNPIAKIHSDCAANQQVTYRISGVGIDQPPYGIFVINQKTGEINITSIVDREVTPFFIIYCRALNSMGQDLERPLELRVRVLDINDNPPVFSMATFAGQIEENSNANTLVMILNATDADEPNNLNSKIAFKIIRQEPSDSPMFIINRNTGEIRTMNNFLDREQYGQYALAVRGSDRDGGADGMSAECECNIKILDVNDNIPYMEQSSYTIEIQENTLNSNLLEIRVIDLDEEFSANWMAVIFFISGNEGNWFEIEMNERTNVGILKVVKPLDYEAMQSLQLSIGVRNKAEFHHSIMSQYKLTASAISVTVLNVIEGPVFRPGSKTYVVTGNMGSNDKVGDFVATDLDTGRPSTTVRYVMGNNPADLLAVDSRTGKLTLKNKVTKEQYNMLGGKYQGTILSIDDNLQRTCTGTININIQSFGNDDRTNTEPNTKITTNTGRQESTSSTNYDTSTISTDSSQVLSSKPGHGTNDLFLSDNVHFGPAGIGLLIMGFLVLGLVPFLMICCDCGGAPRSAAGFEPVPECSDGAIHSWAVEGPQPEPRDITTVIPQIPPDNANIIECIDNSGVYTNEYGGREMQDLRGGERMTGFELTEGVKTSGVPEICQEYSGTLRRNSMRECREGGLNMNFMESYFCQKAYAYADEDEGRPSNDCLLIYDIEGVGSPAGSVGCCSFIGEDLDDSFLDTLGPKFKKLADISLGKESYPDLDPSWPPQSTEPVCLPQETEPIVSGHPPISPHFGTTTVISESTYPSGPGVQHAKPILDPLGYGNVTVTESYTTSDTLKPSVHIHDNRPASNVVVTERVVGPISGADLHGMLEMPDLRDGSNVIVTERVIAPSSSLPTSLTIHHPRESSNVVVTERVIQPTSGMIGSLSMHPELANAHNVIVTERVVSGAGVTGISGTTGISGGIGSSGLVGTSMGAGGGALSGAGISGGGIGLSSLGGTASIGHMRSSSDHHFNQTIGSASPSTARSRITKYSTVQYSK; encoded by the exons ATGGACTGGAGTTTCTTCAGAGTAGTTGCAGTGCTGTTCATTTTTCTG GTGGTGGTAGAAGTTAACAGTGAATTCCGAATCCAG GTAAGAGATTATAACACTAAAAATGGCACCATCAAATGGCATTCAATCCGAAGGCAGAAACGTGAATGGATCAAGTTCGCAGCAGCCTGTCGTGAAGGTGAAGACAACTCAAAGAGGAACCCAATCGCCAAA ATTCACTCAGATTGTGCTGCAAACCAGCAAGTTACATACCGCATCTCTGGAGTAGGAATTGATCAGCCACCATATGGGATCTTTGTCATTAATCAGAAAACTGGTGAAATTAATATAACATCCATAGTTGATCGAGAGGTCACTCCTTTCTTCATT ATCTACTGCCGAGCTCTGAACTCAATGGGCCAAGATTTAGAGAGGCCTCTAGAGCTCAGAGTCAGGGTTTTGGATATAAATGACAACCCTCCAGTGTTTTCAATGGCTACATTTGCAGgacaaatagaagaaaattctAATGCAA ATACACTGGTGATGATACTCAATGCTACTGACGCAGATGAACCAAACAATTTGAACTCAAAAATAGCCTTCAAGATTATAAGACAAGAACCTTCAGATTCACCAATGTTTATTATCAACAGAAATACTGGAGAAATTCGAACGATGAATAATTTTCTGGACAGAGag cAATACGGCCAGTATGCTCTTGCTGTAAGAGGCTCTGACCGAGATGGCGGGGCAGATGGCATGTCAGCGGAATGTGAGTGCAACATTAAAATCCTCGATGTCAATGATAATATCCCTTACATGGAACAGtcttca TATACCATAGAAATTCAAGAAAATACTCTAAATTCAAATTTGCTCGAGATTAGAGTAATTGATTTGGATGAAGAGTTCTCAGCTAACTGGATGGCAGTAATTTTCTTTATCtctggaaatgaaggaaattGGTTTGAGatagaaatgaatgaaagaacaaatgTGGGAATTTTAAAGGTTGTTAAG CCCTTAGATTATGAAGCTATGCAGAGTCTGCAACTCAGTATTGGTGTCAGAAATAAAGCTGAATTTCATCATTCAATTATGTCTCAATATAAACTGACAGCATCTGCAATTTCTGTGACTGTGTTAAATGTAATTGAAGGCCCAGTGTTTCGTCCAGGTTCTAAGACATATGTTGTAACTGGTAATATGGGATCAAATGATAAAGTGGGAGACTTTGTAGCTACTGACCTGGACACAGGTAGACCTTCAACGACTGTTAG GTATGTAATGGGAAATAATCCAGCTGACCTGCTAGCTGTTGATTCAAGAACAGGCAAActcactttgaaaaataaagttaccAAGGAACAGTACAATATGCTCGGAGGAAAATACCAAGGAACGATTCTCTCTATAGATG ATAATCTTCAAAGAACTTGCACTGGTACAATTAATATTAACATTCAAAGTTTTGGTAATGACGACAGGACTAATACAGAGCCGAACACTAAAATTACTACCAATACTGGCAGACAAGAAAGTACTTCTTCCACTAACTATGATACCAGCACAATTTCTACTGACTCTAGCCAAGTACTTTCTTCTAAACCCGGACACGGAACCAATGATTTATTCTTATCAGACAATGTACATTTTGGTCCTGCTGGCATTGGACTCCTCATCATGGGATTCTTGGTCTTAGGAT TGGTCCCATTTTTGATGATCTGTTGTGATTGTGGAGGTGCTCCTCGTAGTGCAGCTGGCTTTGAGCCTGTTCCCGAATGTTCAGATGGAGCAATTCATTCATGGGCAGTAGAAGGACCACAGCCTGAACCCAGG GATATAACCACTGTCATACCACAAATACCACCTGATAATGCAAATATAATTGAATGCATTGACAACTCag GAGTTTATACAAATGAGTATGGTGGCAGAGAAATGCAAGAtctgagaggaggagagagaatgacAGGATTTGAACTAACAGAGGGAGTTAAAACTTCAGGAGTGCCTGAGATATGTCAAGAATACTCTGGAACATTAAGAAGAAATTCTATGAGGGAATGTAGAGAAGGAGGTCTGAATATGAATTTCATGGAAAGCTACTTCTGTCAG AAAGCATATGCTTATGCAGATGAAGATGAAGGACGCCCATCTAATGACTGTTTGCTCATATATGACATCGAAGGTGTAGGTTCCCCTGCTGGCTCTGTGGGTTGTTGTAGCTTCATTGGAGAAGACCTGGATGACAGCTTCTTGGATACCCTGGGACCTAAATTTAAGAAGTTGGCAGACATCAGCTTAGGAAAAGAATCATATCCAGACCTTGATCCTTCTTGGCCACCGCAAAGCACTGAACCAGTTTGCCTTCCTCAGGAAACAGAGCCCATTGTTAGTGGACACCCACCAATCTCCCCACATTTCGGCACTACCACAGTAATTTCTGAGAGCACCTATCCCTCAGGACCTGGTGTACAGCATGCTAAGCCTATTCTCGATCCTCTGGGCTATGGTAATGTCACTGTGACCGAGTCTTACACCACTTCTGACACTCTGAAGCCCTCTGTGCACATTCACGATAACCGACCAGCATCAAACGTAGTGGTGACAGAGAGAGTGGTCGGCCCAATCTCTGGCGCTGATTTGCATGGAATGTTAGAGATGCCTGACTTGCGAGATGGGTCGAATGTTATAGTGACAGAAAGGGTAATAGCACCAAGCTCTAGTCTACCCACCTCTCTGACTATCCATCATCCTAGAGAGTCTTCAAATGTGGTAGTGACAGAAAGAGTAATCCAACCAACTTCCGGCATGATAGGTAGTCTGAGTATGCACCCCGAGTTAGCCAATGCCCACAATGTCATTGTGACAGAGAGGGTTGTTTCTGGTGCTGGCGTAACTGGAATTAGTGGCACCACTGGGATCAGCGGTGGCATAGGCAGCAGTGGCCTGGTTGGCACCAGCATGGGTGCTGGGGGCGGTGCCCTGAGTGGAGCTGGCATAAGTGGTGGTGGCATTGGCCTGAGCAGCTTGGGAGGGACAGCCAGCATTGGCCACATGAGGAGTTCCTCTGACCATCACTTTAACCAAACCATTGGGTCCGCCTCCCCTAGCACAGCTCGAAGTCGAATCACAAAGTATAGTACCGTGCAATATAGCAAGTAG